One genomic segment of Sminthopsis crassicaudata isolate SCR6 chromosome 2, ASM4859323v1, whole genome shotgun sequence includes these proteins:
- the LOC141557955 gene encoding chymase-like isoform X2, producing the protein MKCLLLLLLLTFLLAHDTGADEIIGGKESRPHSRPYMAFLDIKHCNNWSSCGGFLIRSDFVMTAAICEGDFISVKLGAHNINKTEETWQILKVKQQFLHPEYNARKFLNDIMLLKLEKKANLTTAVGILPLPSSSNSVLPEEECLAAGWGRRGLKPPRSDTLQEVELRLMNPSDCKDFGNFDERSQLCVGTPNSRKSVFRGFSGEPLVCSGVAQGIAAYGKVDIKSPSVFTRIAHYSSWINEILKAN; encoded by the exons ATGAAgtgccttctcctcctcctcctgctgacTTTTCTTCTGGCTCATGACACTGGAGCTG ATGAGATCATTGGAGGCAAAGAATCAAGGCCCCATTCTCGCCCTTACATGGCTTTTCTGGATATCAAACATTGTAATAATTGGTCCAGCTGTGGTGGGTTCCTGATTCGCAGTGACTTTGTGATGACAGCAGCCATTTGTGAAGGAGA CTTCATCTCAGTCAAACTTGGAGCACATAACATCAACAAGACAGAAGAGACTTGGCAGATCCTTAAAGTGAAACAGCAATTTCTTCACCCAGAATATAATGCCAGAAAGTTTCTCAATGACATCATGTTACTAAAG CTGGAAAAGAAAGCAAACCTGACAACAGCAGTGGGGATTCTCCCCCTGCCCTCAAGTTCCAATTCTGTCTTACCTGAGGAAGAATGTTTAGCTGCTGGCTGGGGAAGGAGAGGACTAAAGCCCCCAAGATCAGACACTTTACAGGAGGTGGAACTGAGACTAATGAATCCCAGTGACTGCAAAGACTTTGGAAATTTTGATGAGAGATCCCAGTTGTGTGTAGGGACTCCCAACTCAAGGAAATCAGTATTTAGG GGATTTTCTGGAGAACCCCTTGTTTGTTCTGGTGTGGCCCAAGGCATTGCCGCCTATGGAAAAGTGGATATAAAATCGCCTTCTGTCTTCACAAGAATTGCTCATTACAGCTCTTGGATCAATGAAATCCTAAAAGCAAATTAG
- the LOC141557955 gene encoding chymase-like isoform X1 — translation MKLLYLLLLLLTFLLSHETGADEIIGGKESRPHSRPYMAFLDIKHCNNWSSCGGFLIRSDFVMTAAICEGDFISVKLGAHNINKTEETWQILKVKQQFLHPEYNARKFLNDIMLLKLEKKANLTTAVGILPLPSSSNSVLPEEECLAAGWGRRGLKPPRSDTLQEVELRLMNPSDCKDFGNFDERSQLCVGTPNSRKSVFRGFSGEPLVCSGVAQGIAAYGKVDIKSPSVFTRIAHYSSWINEILKAN, via the exons ATGAGATCATTGGAGGCAAAGAATCAAGGCCCCATTCTCGCCCTTACATGGCTTTTCTGGATATCAAACATTGTAATAATTGGTCCAGCTGTGGTGGGTTCCTGATTCGCAGTGACTTTGTGATGACAGCAGCCATTTGTGAAGGAGA CTTCATCTCAGTCAAACTTGGAGCACATAACATCAACAAGACAGAAGAGACTTGGCAGATCCTTAAAGTGAAACAGCAATTTCTTCACCCAGAATATAATGCCAGAAAGTTTCTCAATGACATCATGTTACTAAAG CTGGAAAAGAAAGCAAACCTGACAACAGCAGTGGGGATTCTCCCCCTGCCCTCAAGTTCCAATTCTGTCTTACCTGAGGAAGAATGTTTAGCTGCTGGCTGGGGAAGGAGAGGACTAAAGCCCCCAAGATCAGACACTTTACAGGAGGTGGAACTGAGACTAATGAATCCCAGTGACTGCAAAGACTTTGGAAATTTTGATGAGAGATCCCAGTTGTGTGTAGGGACTCCCAACTCAAGGAAATCAGTATTTAGG GGATTTTCTGGAGAACCCCTTGTTTGTTCTGGTGTGGCCCAAGGCATTGCCGCCTATGGAAAAGTGGATATAAAATCGCCTTCTGTCTTCACAAGAATTGCTCATTACAGCTCTTGGATCAATGAAATCCTAAAAGCAAATTAG